The window TCAATGTCAACACTGTAATCGCAAATCCGACATCCTGTCATACATGATGTCCTACATTGTACTGGGCACACTAGTGATTAGGTTCAATGATATTATCCACCTCCACTCATGATTAACAATTTGTTACTGATGACAAATGTTTGATTTCCTCTATGGTTCAGCCTGCATGCCATGCTACACAGTCAGTATTGTCTGGGCATATGGAAGGAAATTGGTTATTTTTCATCCGCTTCCTTTTTTCAGTTTTCTTTGTGGAGCCAATATTATGATCATGaattcccctctcctccaccagatTGAGCGGTTGGAGGTGAGTGGCTTAGCTCAGACCCCCCAGGCAGTGTCGTGTGGGGAGGATGGGTCTTTCTCTGGGGGTGACGATGGCACCCCGGACCCCCAGCGCACCAAGCAGGCCATCGCCCAGCTGCAGCAGAAAATCCTGAAGCTCACAGAGCAGATCAAGATTGAGCAGACGGCCAGAGACAACAACGTGGCCGAGTACCTCAAACTGGCCAACAACGCTGACAAGCAGCAGAGTGCCCGCATCAAACAGGTGAGCATTGTTTTATAATCAGAGTTTTTATCGTTTTGATATGAAACACAAAACAGTTGAATGACAATACACCAGACAGATCTACTTTTACTGGATAACAGCACTGCTAAATGATAGAATATATGACtacaatacagtgcatttggaaagtattcagaccccctcactttttccacattttgttacgttacagccgtattctgaaatggattaaaaaaaatatatatctaatcaatctacacacaataccccataatgacgaagcaaaaaaagttttttttttacaacttttttgcaaatgtattaaaataaaaaacggaaatatcacattacatacagtaccagtcaaaagaatcttcaaagtagccaccctttgccttgatgacagctttgcacactcttggcattctctcaaccagcttcatgaggtagtcacctggaatgtgttacaattaacagctgtgcctttgttaaaagtacatttatggaatttcttaccttcttaatgtgtttgagtcaatcagatgtgttgtgacaaagtagggttggtatacagaagatagaccaattccatgttatggcaagaacagctcaaatgagcaaagagaaattaccgtccattactttaagacatgaaggtcagtcaatctggaaaattacAAGATCTTTGAaagtttgaatgtttcttcaagtgcagttccAAAACCATCAAGttaccgccacaggaaaggaagagctaccacagcattctgcagcgatacgccatcccatctggtttgaacTTAGTAGGACtattgtttgtttttcaacaggacaatggcccaacacacctccaggctgtgtaagggctatttgaccaagaaggagagtgatggagtactgcattagatgacctggcctccacaatcacacgacctcaacccaattgagatggtttgggatgagttggaccgcagagtgaaggaaaagcagccaacaagtgctcagcatatgtgggaactcattcaagactgttggaaaagcattccaggtgaagctggttgagagaatgccaagagtgtacaaagctgtcatcaaggcaaggttggctactttgaagaatttgttaaacacttttttggttactacatgattccatatggggTTTTTCAGAgctttcttgggtatgacgctacaagcttggcatacatATTTTTggggagtccccccccccctcgtgaCAGAGAAAATAAGTTATTTGTTATGGCCCactaaagttaatttcctgcagttCTGTACATTTTACCATGTGgcttagagaaaatgttgcagttttaaagcacgtTTGCTGCAaatctactcattttgccatgggcggAGAGAATATTTTGACATTTTATAACTAATTTCATATAATTCtactacaattctacacattttgcaatagggtggaggcaaatgtttgcagtttttaatatgataataTATGATAAATGGGTTATCCCGGTCGGTAATTTGACCATGCTTACtacgtttagatagctggccgctagactaatttaccaatctaaaacatctttgctgacatgggctaattgagtgactgctgatgcacagCCACATTTCCAATTTGCACCTTGTGTATTATATTATTCTAACtcacaacagtaagttgagatccTGACTTTGTACCTGCATGTAAAAAATGGTATTGACCcacgtgtagatgaaggggaggagacaggttaaataaggattttaaagccttgagacaattgagacaagtaagttgagaccctgacttTGTACCTGCATTTAAAAAATGGTATTGACCcacgtgtagatgaaggggaggagacaggttaaataaggatttaaagccttgagacaattgagacatggattgtgtatgtgtgacatttAGGGCGTGAATGGGAGTGTCTttaaatggggtatggtagtaggttccaggcgcaccggtttgtgtcaagaactgcaacactgctgggtttttcacgagCAACAGTTTCCcattgtgtatcaagaatggtctaccacccaaaggacatccagctagacacaactgtgggaagcattggagtcaacatgggccagcatccctgtggaatgctttcaacaccttgtagagtccatgcccagacaaAATTAGGCTTTTCTGAAGGCAAAAGGAAgggggggcaactcaatattaggaagatgttcctaatgtttggtatactcagtgtaaatgTCATATTAAACACAGCAATCTAAATGTCCTATATAACTGCAGGTGTTTGAGAAGAAAAACCAGAAGTCAGCCCAGACCATCCAGCAGCTGCAGAGGAAGCTGGAACACTACCACCGCAAGCTGAGGGAGGTGGAGCACAACGGCATCCCTCGCCAGTCCAAGGACGTCCTCAGGGACATGCAGCAGGGCCTAAAGGGTGTGGGGGCAAAGGTCACAGGCTTCAGCGAAGGTGTGGTGGACAGCGTCAAGGGAGGCCTCACCAGCTTCTCCCAGGCCACGCACTCTGCTGCCGCCGGGGTCGTCTCCAAGCCCCGAGAGATCGCCTCGCTGTTCCGCAACAAGTTTGGCAGCGCCGACAACATCCCCGGGCTGAAGGACTCCTTGGATGACCCGTCATGTGTTGAGGAGGGTTTGATGGGGGCCGGGCGGAGGTCTATGGGCCTTGCAGGCCACCACCACCTGCAGTCCAGTCCCAAGTACGGTAGCGAGGATGACTGCTCCAGCGCTACCTCAGGGTCGGCAGGGGCCAACAGCACGACTGGGGCGCCCGGAGGCCCCCCCAGCTCCAGGGGGAACACCCTGGAGAGGAGCCAGAGCTCCAGCCTGGACATGCTGCTGCAGGAAGTGCAGGAGCTGAGGGAAGGCCaggggagactagaggagagtCTGGAGGTACTTAAGAGCCACTATCAGAGGGACTACACTGTCATCATGCAGACCCTACAGGAGGAACGATTCAGGTACGGAAACAAGAATCATtaaataacgagagagagagagacctgtatGAAAAACTCCATTCAAAGATGGATAAGATTAACATTTGAGGGGTTATCTTTAAGTCTTATGGAAGCATGTATGTTTGTTGTAAAGGTAGTGACAGTAAACATAAAGATACACAGAAATTACAGAAACACCGTTATGCATCATTCCGGCAGAGAGAACAGCTATAGACTACTAAACTGTAGAGGTGTTTGTACAGACAATGTAGTAAAGACACTAAAGGAACAGAGGTCTCCATTTAAATATATTTAGGCAAATTAACAGGAGAGAGCGATTGAGATGTGTTTAGGCAAAAAATACAGACCATCAAAACTGAGGGACCCTAATGAGCTTTGAGCGTGTCTGCTGATGACTATGTTCTCGCAATTAACCACACAGCTATGGTTAAACCACTGTGTTTAAACCTTTGATAAGAGTCTGAAGCATAACTAATGAAGAAATGGGTGGATGAATGAATGAGAATACAGCCTGGACTGAAGACTTTGTATTGATCTTTTCATGACTTGTAATGAACTAAGTCCACTGGTTATTTCACACTGTTTCTGTGTTGAGACTGCTACCTGTATAACTCTTAGAGGAAACTTTACCAAAGATATctttttttttcttgagcggatggtcgggggccggaacatacaaattgaccgcaagaagcccaaacagatataatatttgactagaACAGAATCATTTAAAACATTGCTTACATTTGCATATGATCacatatatctctctattatgcatgggaatactttggaacagatttcttaaattaaaataacttggagctgatttcctggtgttttttttGTTCTTTATGTCCAACAATTAGTTTATGCTCAGACATCTTGGGTTCTGcggtagctcctcctcctccccttctctctgactcacctgtTATGCTTCTATTCTGCTTgatctgttgtgtgtgtgcgtgccggtGTGGTACCAGAGGGAAGAGTTGTAGATCATATTAAAATGTGAATCTAAACAGGTCAGGTGAGCCATAATGAGATCAGACTGGTGAGGTGATTCACctaatcacacacacatgcatgcatagaCAAGCACATTATGCATTTATTCACATTTTTCCTGACACATTTTGTACGACTGTATTCAAAAATACTCACATTCATATACAGCTCTTTTTTTTGCCTGTTCAGTTGCTTTCCACTACTAATAACATCAATCTTCCTGGTCTCCTCCCTCCTGCTGAGAGTATGTGATTGGTCAGTGACATCCTGCTGATTATCTGCCATTGGTCAGTCTTATCGACAGACGAGTAAGCATGTGCTAATCAGCTCACAGATAGCCATCAGTCCAGTCAGTAAAAGCTCTTTAGGCTCTTTTCCTGGAAAAACTGGAACCTCTGTTTCTCTAAAGTGGCACTCGAGAGagcgtgtgtttgtctgtgtgtgtgcgtgtgtgactgtccgcctctctgtatctctgtctgtgtctatgtttgCATGAGCTATTAGACTAACGTTTGTGTTTATATTTGGGTATGTCTAGGTGTGAGCGTCTGGAGGAGCAGCTGAATGATCTGACAGAGCTTCATCAGAATGAGATCCTAAACCTGAAGCAGGAGCTGGCCAGCATGGAGGAGAAGATAGCCTACCAGTCCTACGAGAGAGCCAGAGACTCACAGGTCAGTCACacgcacaaccacacacacacacacacacactgtacacatacacactgtacacatacaAACTAGATAGCCAGACAATTGTATGATTGTGATTAATTTCACAAACACAATTTCATCTGAAGTCAAACAGAAAGGCTTTCAGTTATAAGGCATGAGGATGAGGCACAATAATCTTTCTTCTGTGTGTGGGAGTACCAGGTTATTTTACAGCTCACCATTTACCTGGTATTTAACTTGGATGACTTCATGAATGAAttcatatttacagttgaagttggaagtttacatacaccttagccaaatagatttaaactcagttctacacaattcctgacatttaatcctagtaaaaaatccctgtcttaggtcagttaggatcaccactttattttaagaatgtgacatgtctgaataatagtggagagaaagatttatttcagcttttatttctttcatcacattcccagtgggtcagaagtttacatacactcaattagtatttggtagcattgcctttaaattgttttacaaAGGCttcaggtaaccttccacaagcttcccacaataaattgggtgaattttggaccattcctcctgacagagctggtgtaactgagtcaggtttgttggcctccttgctcacacacactttttcagttctgcccacaaatgttctataggattgaggtcatggctttgtgatggccactccaataccttgactttgttgtccttaagccattttgccacgactttggaagtatgattggggtcattgtccatttggaagacccatttgcgaccaagctttaacttcccgactgatgtcttgagatgttggttcaatatatccacagaattttcctccctcatgatgccatctattttgtgaagtgcacccgtccctcctgcagcaaagtacccccacaacatgatcctgccacccccgtgcttcacggctgggatggtgttcttcggtttgcgaacgtccccctttatcctccaaacataacgatggtcattagggccaaacagttctatttttgtttaatcagaccagaggacatttctccaaaaagtatgatctttgtccccatgtgcagttgcaaaccgtagtctggcttttttatggcggttttggagcagtggcttcttccttgctgagtggcctttcaggttatgtcaatataggacttgttttactgtggatatagatacttttgtacctgtttcctccagcatctttacaaggtcctttgctgttgttctgggattgatttgcacttttctcactaaagtacgttcatctctaggagactgaacgcgtctccttcctaaatggtatgactgctgcgtggtcccatggtgtttatacttgcgcactattttttgtacagatgaacatggtaccttcaggcgtttggaaattgctcccaatgatgaaccaggcTTGGAGGTCTTGTAAGGGTTTTccttaggtgaagtagaggcggaccaaaatgcagtgtggtttctttgattcatgtttaataacaaaagataaacacgaacactacaaaaacaataaatgttgAAAACCAAAAACATCCCTATCTGgtacaaaacacagagacaggaacaatcacccacaaacacacagtgaaacccaggctacctaaatatggttcccaatcagagacaatgactaacacctgcctctgattgagaaccatatcaggccagacatagaaatagacaaacaagacatccaacatagaatgcccactcagatcacaccctgaccaaccaaaacatataaacatacaaagcaaactatggtctgGGTGTgacaggtctacaatttgttttctgaggtttggctgatttcttttgattttcccatgatttcaagtgaagaggcactaagtttgaaggtaggccttgaaataaatccacaggaacacctccaattgactcaaatgatgtcaattagcccatcagaagcttctaaagccatgacatcattttctggaattttccaagctgtttaaaggcacagtctacttattgtatgtaaacttctgacccactggaattgtgatacagtgagttataagtgaaataaaggttctgtaaacaaatgttggataaattacttgtgtcatgcacaatgtagatctcctaaccgacatgccaaaactatagtttgttaacaagacatttgtggagtggatgaaaaactagttttaacgactccaacctaagtgtatgtaaacttctgacttcaactgtatatttgtttCATTGGAATCCATAAGAACTAGCATCATAATGTACCAGATAGTTAGCTATTTTGTTGAGTTCTTTCACAGGTTCGTAACcattgtttcaatgtaatttcttattaaataacagggCATTACCAGCTTAAACAGGACTGTAAAATGAACTGAAAACCATGTCTGTGTACCATAACCTCAGTGGGTTGTTTGTCTGTAAACAGAGCATTTCCGTGTCTGTAAACCACATGTCCTTTTGTCCTGCATAAGGTTATGGGTGCACAACGTTGCCTTGTCTTTAACCTACACATCCCTCTCTTTGATGTTTTAAATTAAATGCTAGAGTTTTACATTGAATGATCTTTGTTATTTGTCTGTCAGACACTACTGTCTTTACTTTACTGCGTGTAGTAGTACTGAGTAATACTATGTGTAACACTTTTCTCTTAACCTGTCCTGTAGGAAGCCCTGGAGGCGTGTCAGACACGTATCTCTAAGATGGAgttgcagcagcaacagcagcaggtgGTCCAGCTAGAGGGCTTAGAGAATGCCACGGCCCGGACACTGCTGGGGAAGCTCATCAACGTCCTCCTGGCCCTCATGGCCGTGCTCCTGGTGTTTGTCTCCACCATAGCCAACTGTGTGATCCCCCTGATGAAGACCCGCTCCCGGTCCTTCTCCACGCTCCTCCTCATCCTGCTCTTCGCCTTCATCTGGAGGAACTGGGACGCGCTGTCGGGCTGCTGCACGCACCGTGCCCTGCAGCCACCCAGATGACCGCGTGGAGAGGTGTGGTTCTATGACTACGCATGGGGGTGGAACTCTGTCCACACACAAGAAGCAGGATCAGCCTAACTGCCAATGGGATGGGGTGGTTGTGTTGACGGACGCCGAGGAATGAGCCTATCTGTTGAGCTCAGTGAGGTGGGACTGAGGAGAAAgtcagggaaggagggaagatGAGAATACCACTCAATTCTGACATTCATTTAGGAAGAATGAGACTTTGTTTACATTTTTGGAGATcagaaatagttttttttctttcacAGGATGCATCCTGATACTGTTTTATTTCCTAGGAGTTAATCAAGTATATTATTGTCgttattattattttcattttcattttttttaaattcagtaCCATGTAGCGTTAGGCTCCTCCCACTCTGCACAAAGAGGAGCTGTCAGGAAACTGATTGGAAGTTCACCTCAGGCTCAGGCCCTCTGCAGAGAAATGCTATTCTGATTGTCTGCCTTTCAGGAAGAAAGTGATCTACCTGGCTGTTATGGGTAGAATATAAAAAGATGAATGAATGCCCTCGCACTTTTCCCCACACGATGGCTTGATTCTGAGATCAGAAGGAACCTTTCTACCGAGGACTTTTTGTTTCCCGGACAATACTGTGAGTGTCACGCCTAGAGACTCCTCGTGCTTCCGTACATCCTTTTCAATTAAGATAGGTGATATCATGAATGATAATGACTTCTAGAGTGTGGCAACAGCTTAGACAAGAGGGAGGGTTTAACAGTTAGGGCCATTCGCCACAGAGCCACCAGAGACCAAAGGATACAAATAAGGCCACTTTGCAGGAAATGTGGAGTTGCCATGATACTGCTTTTTACTGGTGCCCACCCATTGTGTCAGCTGAAGTCCATGTTGAAAAGGAATGCTGCTTTTGCCAGACAAAGACAACTGTATCCACTGCCATGCTACTGTTGTTCGATGTGCTGCCTATATTACGAATGTGACTCACTCCATCACttacagttctctctctccctttcactctctttTTATCCCCATGTTTCCTCCAATATTCATTCTGTCCTATGTGCCAAAACTCTCCCGTTGCACCTGGTTAATAAATAGGGAGGTTTTtatgttctttctttctttggtATGTAAAGAGAAAAGACCCAGCGCAGGTCATATAGCCTTGTGGGGATGAGAGGCAAAATgtaaattacaccctattccctttatagtgcaccactttcaCTGTGTATAATAGAGAATAATGTGCCATTTGTGATACAAAACATACAGTTCTCTTCGATGATCAGCCAATTGTACATACGGCCTACTTGTATGTCTCACCTTGGATTTGAGGTGTATGACAAATAATATTAGCCTggttcccagatctgtttgtgctttatTAGCCAACTCCTCTGATTCTTGGTCATGACATTGCAGAATAATTGACTAAACAAAGCACACACTGATATGGAACCAGGCTAACAGAATATACCTTAACAAGGCCACTTCTGAGTAATTGCTCTGAGAAACTCACTGCTAATGATCTGATGTGTGTTTCCTAATCCGGGTCCTTGATTACTGTTGAATATGCTGGCTCTCAATCCATTTTATCCTCCCATTCATCTGTTCAAGGTCCTTCAGTTCAAGGTCCTTCGACCTAGCTGACATGAATGAGTCCATCTGAAGTCCATTCTGCAGCTCCATTAGGAGCTTGTTTGAAGATAATAACTGATATTGGGAATTGCGTTCTGGGACAAGGATGGAGGAACACTACATTTCTTCCTATACATAGCCCTCTCTGGCGGCTTAGGTCTATGTTCAGGATCATTGAAACATATTTAAACCAGAAACTGCACTGAATTTGTGTCTTGATCTTGTGTCTTGATCTTGAACGTGCCACAGGTGAATGGCTCCTGAGTTTACTTCTGACTTTGGTGTGACCTTGCCGTGTCCTCTCTGGTGTTTGGTAGGGTAGGGTTGTGTGCTAAACCACTCGAGTGCCTTCTGATGTCCTTTTCTAAGTGTGGGACAATAAAAGTGCATTCCTGATTAACTCCTGGCActctgactttgtgtgtgtgtgtgtgtgtgtgttgcatgtgtaCCTAGACACGCACTCATagtcttgtgtgtgtctgtctcaggcTCTCTTGTAGGATTGGCAAGCGATCATCTCCTCCCTGCTGGCCAAATCCTGTTTCAGGTTGAGGATGGGCAATTATTTAAAGTCATGTTGTTAAACAGATTAATTAATTAAGTGAGATTCTTAAACTGCCTGGAATAAACTTTGTCTAGATGagatacattttacatttttaacTAAGGAACAAAGTAGGCTTAAGCACTGATTAGTGTTTAATGTGGATTGATTATAGAAGGAATCAGTCCTGTTG of the Oncorhynchus kisutch isolate 150728-3 linkage group LG17, Okis_V2, whole genome shotgun sequence genome contains:
- the LOC109907740 gene encoding transmembrane and coiled-coil domains protein 1 isoform X4 — encoded protein: MDWEQVLRLENGKIERLEVSGLAQTPQAVSCGEDGSFSGGDDGTPDPQRTKQAIAQLQQKILKLTEQIKIEQTARDNNVAEYLKLANNADKQQSARIKQVFEKKNQKSAQTIQQLQRKLEHYHRKLREVEHNGIPRQSKDVLRDMQQGLKGVGAKVTGFSEGVVDSVKGGLTSFSQATHSAAAGVVSKPREIASLFRNKFGSADNIPGLKDSLDDPSCVEEGLMGAGRRSMGLAGHHHLQSSPKYGSEDDCSSATSGSAGANSTTGAPGGPPSSRGNTLERSQSSSLDMLLQEVQELREGQGRLEESLEVLKSHYQRDYTVIMQTLQEERFRCERLEEQLNDLTELHQNEILNLKQELASMEEKIAYQSYERARDSQEALEACQTRISKMELQQQQQQVVQLEGLENATARTLLGKLINVLLALMAVLLVFVSTIANCVIPLMKTRSRSFSTLLLILLFAFIWRNWDALSGCCTHRALQPPR
- the LOC109907740 gene encoding transmembrane and coiled-coil domains protein 1 isoform X1, producing MTQNARESMGVLGQGLKQLFQQQRRRLSLSRFTLASSSSSSSSSSSSSSVISMGGPSRYPPEDYLTPLQAPLACPDSDPPSGGLLAPPAGQGAGPVGTMRRGTMLQSQHRGGNGTGAGRVDQDPPLRGSPQTPHRHPTYDAQKHSERLRSSSTTDNTTRSSPSPGYNPGYATSGDVVLSSGYQSTEETDKIERLEVSGLAQTPQAVSCGEDGSFSGGDDGTPDPQRTKQAIAQLQQKILKLTEQIKIEQTARDNNVAEYLKLANNADKQQSARIKQVFEKKNQKSAQTIQQLQRKLEHYHRKLREVEHNGIPRQSKDVLRDMQQGLKGVGAKVTGFSEGVVDSVKGGLTSFSQATHSAAAGVVSKPREIASLFRNKFGSADNIPGLKDSLDDPSCVEEGLMGAGRRSMGLAGHHHLQSSPKYGSEDDCSSATSGSAGANSTTGAPGGPPSSRGNTLERSQSSSLDMLLQEVQELREGQGRLEESLEVLKSHYQRDYTVIMQTLQEERFRCERLEEQLNDLTELHQNEILNLKQELASMEEKIAYQSYERARDSQEALEACQTRISKMELQQQQQQVVQLEGLENATARTLLGKLINVLLALMAVLLVFVSTIANCVIPLMKTRSRSFSTLLLILLFAFIWRNWDALSGCCTHRALQPPR
- the LOC109907740 gene encoding transmembrane and coiled-coil domains protein 1 isoform X2, producing the protein MRRGTMLQSQHRGGNGTGAGRVDQDPPLRGSPQTPHRHPTYDAQKHSERLRSSSTTDNTTRSSPSPGYNPGYATSGDVVLSSGYQSTEETDKIERLEVSGLAQTPQAVSCGEDGSFSGGDDGTPDPQRTKQAIAQLQQKILKLTEQIKIEQTARDNNVAEYLKLANNADKQQSARIKQVFEKKNQKSAQTIQQLQRKLEHYHRKLREVEHNGIPRQSKDVLRDMQQGLKGVGAKVTGFSEGVVDSVKGGLTSFSQATHSAAAGVVSKPREIASLFRNKFGSADNIPGLKDSLDDPSCVEEGLMGAGRRSMGLAGHHHLQSSPKYGSEDDCSSATSGSAGANSTTGAPGGPPSSRGNTLERSQSSSLDMLLQEVQELREGQGRLEESLEVLKSHYQRDYTVIMQTLQEERFRCERLEEQLNDLTELHQNEILNLKQELASMEEKIAYQSYERARDSQEALEACQTRISKMELQQQQQQVVQLEGLENATARTLLGKLINVLLALMAVLLVFVSTIANCVIPLMKTRSRSFSTLLLILLFAFIWRNWDALSGCCTHRALQPPR
- the LOC109907740 gene encoding transmembrane and coiled-coil domains protein 1 isoform X3, giving the protein MVQRFSLRRQYSKIERLEVSGLAQTPQAVSCGEDGSFSGGDDGTPDPQRTKQAIAQLQQKILKLTEQIKIEQTARDNNVAEYLKLANNADKQQSARIKQVFEKKNQKSAQTIQQLQRKLEHYHRKLREVEHNGIPRQSKDVLRDMQQGLKGVGAKVTGFSEGVVDSVKGGLTSFSQATHSAAAGVVSKPREIASLFRNKFGSADNIPGLKDSLDDPSCVEEGLMGAGRRSMGLAGHHHLQSSPKYGSEDDCSSATSGSAGANSTTGAPGGPPSSRGNTLERSQSSSLDMLLQEVQELREGQGRLEESLEVLKSHYQRDYTVIMQTLQEERFRCERLEEQLNDLTELHQNEILNLKQELASMEEKIAYQSYERARDSQEALEACQTRISKMELQQQQQQVVQLEGLENATARTLLGKLINVLLALMAVLLVFVSTIANCVIPLMKTRSRSFSTLLLILLFAFIWRNWDALSGCCTHRALQPPR